The nucleotide window ccgatcctgtgcaggtgttgttacacgtggtctgccactgcgaggacgatcagctctccgtcctgtctccctgtagcgctgtcttaggcgtctcacagtacggacattgcaatttattgccctggctacatctgcagtcctcatgcctccttgcagcatgcctaaggcacgttcacgcagatgagcagggaccctgggcatctttcttttggtgtttttcagagccagtagaacggcctctttagtgtcctaagttttcataactgtgaccttaattgcctaccgtctgtaagctgttagtgtcttaacgaccgttccacagatgcatgttcattaattgtttatggttcattgaacaagcatgggaaacagtgtttaaaccgtttacaatgaagatctgggaagttatttggatttctacgtattatctttgaaagacagggtcctgaaaaagggaagtttatttttttgctgaatttaaaTGTGCGCACGCACACTATTAATCAGTATCAGGAAGGTGTCATTAGATACACAGACACCTCGTATGAGTCAAATGAGACCTCATTGACATATTATCACTTAATTTTACAGGATTACCCCAAAAACAGACACCCTGGCTGGAGCAGGGGCTCCATAGCCTATCATGCAGGTGAGTGTCCTGAGTCATGTAGTGTCTGTATCTGTCCGTCTGCAAGTGTTCCTGCATGATGGTTTGGTTTGTTGCTTgaatgtttctgtctctgtaccTGCTTGCCATGCATGATACTAATTATTGGTCAGACCGACTcctgtggtacccttcctgcccatagggctctggtcaaaagtagtgcactatgtagggaatagggtgccatgtagggCTCAGCCAGAGATTGCGAGAGAAGCTGAGAGTTGTCCAAGTCTCCATGAATGGTGGGATACCATTATCAGTGTGTTACTGTTATGATAAGCCTGTGTGTTTATCGCTGCTTATCTGCCAAAGTGGTGATTAGGTGAAGCCCCACCTAGTGATCTCTTCATGTTTCATCTGTTCCATGTCATTGTTTCTCTCTTCCTAAAATCCACCCTAAGGATGAGAAAGTAGGTCTTTCCTCTCGCATTCCCCCTGACCTCTGGTTGACTATTCCACTGCCGAGGGAGGTTGAGATGAGGACAAATGGAGTTTTAAGTTAATGTTCTAGCTCAGCACACAGCAGTCAGTCTCAATCATCTCACTCATTTGGAAGTTCTGGGCTGGGCTCATTTTCCTTTTCAATTCAGTTAATTTAGGAGATTCATTGAAGTAGGAATTTTCTGTTTACTCTGAACTGATTGAATTTGCATGGAATTGAAATACCGAATGATTCAAACTTGCATACATGctctctcatatacacacacacacacactctctcttttctccttccctctctctcagatgATGGGAAGCTCTTCCAGGGTAGTGGGGTGGGGGACGCCTTTGGCCCTCGCTGTTTTGAGGGGGACGTCATGGGCTGTGGCATCATGTTCCCACGGGACTACATCCTGGACAGTGGAGGTGAGTGCACCATTAGGCTGCTGCCATCTGAGACAGACAACCATGAAACAAATAATGTCATTggattataaaaaatgtaataaagcaGCAAATGTGAGTGGGGATTTTGAATAGTATACTTAGTTAACTGTATCCTCGTTCTCCCTGTCTATCAATCTGTCTGTCTCGCCATGTGTCTGTCTTTCTGAGCATATGTggctccctcagatgacagtgaCGACGGGGACTCGGAGTTGCAGCCTAAGCAGCGGCGTGTCCAGAACGACCTCTATATGAACgacgaggaggaggatggggaggaagGTCGTGGTGAGAGACTCTTTTGTCTACATCAGCAAACCTTCAAACAGGGCCAGAGCGTCAGCTCTGTGAGAGGCAGGAGAGGGGTTATGTTGAATTAGTTAGGGTTTTATGTGATGTGTTCTGATTTGATATAGGAGTGGTAAAACAGTAGGCACTGAATTTTAAGAATAATTTGTCACTTTTGTTCATATCCTAAATTAATTTAAATGGAATCAACCCCAACCCTAGTGTGAATAGTAGCTCACTGTCGCCCCCTTGTGTTGTGCTAGGTGTTCTTCACACGGAATGGGAAGGTGGTGGGCCGCAAGGAGGTGGCAGTGCCAGCAGGGGGGTTCTATCCTACCATCGGCATGATGAGCACCGGGGAAAAGGTCAGGGTGGACCTGCACCCCCTAAgcgggtgagaggagagggggaggatggaGTGAAGAGAGCAGGGACATGACCAGAGAGAAGTGGctccaacacagacagacacacacacacacacacaccacaaactcGGAGGACAGGGCCAGCTCCAGGCATAAGCGGTCGCTTATGGCTCCAAGCCACTAGggggcccccccaaaaaatgtggttgtgcatcagcaattTTCCTCTTggtatgtcagtcactgacagtcactcaattaaccATGTCAGCTAActatttttagattggtaaattattcttgccagctatctaaacttgtagtaaatATGGTCAAATACTGACAGGTCACGCAGGATGCATGCCCAGGGCCCATTGcttttgttagtcactttcactcagatatcattaacatggcaaaatgtgaagaattacaggaaattaactttaaaacagaaaaaaaaaatctgccccatggcaaaatgggcaGAATTGGCCAACAAAATTTCGCTTAgggccccaaaaggctagagGCCCTGTCGGGAGGATGACGCTAGACCAATATGGGAGTTTGTTTGGAGTCGTCACAGTGCAGTATCCCTCTTCTTCACATCACTCCTGGATCCAGCATGTTGTCTGGGAAGTCCCACCTCAGTTTAGTTTACTCTGGGTTGACTCCTATCAGTAGAGGAAACTCATGCTACTAGATAGTATGAAGATTAATATTATTCAAAGCTGATATGTCAAGACTATACTGTATGGGTGCCTCAAAGTGCTTACTTTTATCATGTCAATAAAAAATGCTAGAACCAGTTTAAAGAGATGCTGGACCAATCCCAGGTCTTTAGCAACAATCATTCAAGTCAAGTCTTATTAGTTCAACTATATTTTGAGATTATTAAAGGAATGTATTCAAAA belongs to Salvelinus namaycush isolate Seneca chromosome 20, SaNama_1.0, whole genome shotgun sequence and includes:
- the LOC120065267 gene encoding SPRY domain-containing protein 3-like isoform X2, producing the protein MEKCSVTKGTLMKLAATWLQGRYPKETATLRLYNGNTIGQQFGSKCNRGDRIGCGIYLEAFEDGQTTVFFTKNGKELGTVVVLASPEALCPAVGMHSLGEEVQLDLQVEWGMEKEDGLMIVDSHEDEWRRLHDVRVTGSDYPKNRHPGWSRGSIAYHADDGKLFQGSGVGDAFGPRCFEGDVMGCGIMFPRDYILDSGDDSDDGDSELQPKQRRVQNDLYMNDEEEDGEEGRGVLHTEWEGGGPQGGGSASRGVLSYHRHDEHRGKGQGGPAPPKRVRGEGEDGVKRAGT